From one Trifolium pratense cultivar HEN17-A07 linkage group LG1, ARS_RC_1.1, whole genome shotgun sequence genomic stretch:
- the LOC123888028 gene encoding metacaspase-6-like, producing the protein MTLKTKKFESSSSSSSSVGKKRALLIGLRYDQPQMIYTWDDCLEVEQFLIEKFNFPRENIDRQLDLRIFDNEDDKLTNITLEYKIKTFLEETKSGDVSILFVSGHGGNPKSEEGPGLIAAVDYQVLEVNDLIVHVKELPKDTKFLFIIDACFRANFMKLFSENVVMMLSSKETEESKGSIWYGSHSTNAFLHCVVRDSETTLEELLELIKIN; encoded by the exons ATGACTCTTAAAACTAAGAAATTCgaatcatcttcttcttcttcttcatctgtTGGCAAAAAGAGAGCACTTCTAATTGGGTTGAGATATGATCAGCCCCAAATGATCTATACATGGGATGATTGTTTAGAAGTTGAACAATTTTTGatagaaaaatttaattttcctCGAGAAAATATAGATAGACAGTTAGATCTTAGGATATTTGACAATGAAGATGATAAGTTAACAAATATTACACTggagtataaaataaaaacatttcttGAAGAAACAAAAAGCGGAGATGTTTCAATTCTCTTTGTGAGTGGACACGGAGGAAATCCAAAATCAGAGGAAGGTCCAGGTTTAATTGCTGCCGTCGATTATCAAGTCTTGGAag TTAATGATCTCATAGTACACGTGAAAGAGTTGCCCAAAGATACAAAGTTTCTATTTATTATAGATGCTTGTTTTAGAGCCAATTTCATGAAGTTGTTTAGTGAAAATGTTGTTATGATGCTTTCTTCAAAAGAAACAGAAGAATCCAAGGGTAGCATTTGGTATGGTTCGCATTCTACCAATGCTTTTTTGCACTGTGTTGTGAGAGATTCTGAGACAACATTAGAAGAGTTATTAGAGCTTATTAAgataaattaa
- the LOC123888038 gene encoding GDSL esterase/lipase At5g03610-like — translation MVKLFSLVLLLFVIIITTEGTKSSYGVYEESGSVKLFVFGDSYADTGNFLNAPSYTAPYGMTFPGKPSGRFSDGRILTDYIASFMKIESPAPFSLRGSSELKYGMNFAYGGTGVFNTLVHGPNMTTQIDKFEELIQQNVYTKIDLESSIALVSVAGNDYYNFLRVIGNNTKDLGELSASLINRLSLNLRRIQSLGINKIAIDLLEPIGCLPIVTQLSSYEKCNDTLNMVAMNHNQLLLQAVEKLKMEMGKSIFVTLDLYTAFLSTIESMQKNHDVMNPLQPCCVGGLFCRSVVCDKPELTFFWDGLHPSQNGWHAVYQMVQSSLPQIFERKN, via the exons ATGGTGAAGCTTTTCTCTTTGGTTCTTCTCCTCTTCGTCATAATTATAACTACAG AAGGGACTAAGTCATCATACGGGGTATATGAAGAGAGCGGCTCCGTAAAACTATTTGTATTTGGAGACTCCTATGCTGATACAGGAAATTTCTTAAACGCACCATCATATACGGCACCTTATGGAATGACTTTTCCCGGTAAACCTTCGGGAAGATTCTCCGATGGCCGCATCCTCACTGATTACATTG CTTCCTTTATGAAAATTGAATCCCCTGCACCATTTTCATTGAGAGGTTCCTCAGAATTAAAATATGGTATGAACTTTGCCTATGGAGGAACAGGTGTTTTCAATACTTTGGTTCATGGACCAAACATGACCACCCAAATTGATAAATTTGAGGAATTAATTCAACAAAACGTCTACACAAAAATCGATCTTGAATCCTCGATTGCCCTTGTCAGCGTCGCTGGTAACgactattataattttttgcGTGTAATCGGGAATAACACTAAG GATTTAGGGGAGTTAAGTGCATCACTAATAAATCGATTGTCATTAAATCTTAGACGCATTCAAAGTTTGGGAATAAATAAAATTGCAATTGATTTATTAGAACCTATAGGGTGTTTGCCTATAGTAACCCAGTTATCTTCGTATGAGAAGTGCAATGACACTTTGAACATGGTTGCCATGAATCACAATCAATTGCTGCTCCAAGCTGTGGAAAAACTCAAGATGGAAATGGGAAAATCGATTTTCGTCACACTAGACCTCTACACAGCTTTTCTATCCACAATTGAATCAATGCAGAAAAACCATGATG TGATGAATCCTTTGCAACCTTGTTGTGTGGGAGGTTTATTTTGCAGAAGTGTTGTATGTGATAAACCAGAGCTTACATTCTTTTGGGACGGTCTTCATCCTTCTCAAAATGGTTGGCATGCAGTTTACCAGATGGTGCAGTCTTCTCTCCCCcaaatatttgaaagaaaaaattaa
- the LOC123888057 gene encoding GDSL esterase/lipase At5g03610-like, which produces MAKLLSLLLLLFIIIITAEGTKSSYGVYEESNTVKLFVFGDSYADTGNYLSSASYQPPYGNTFPGKPSGRFSDGRIITDYVASFLKIESPAPYSLRNSSDLKYGINFAYGGTGVFDTLIDGPNMTTQIDTFEELIQQNVYTKTDLESSIALVSAAGNDYLKFLLENGNNTKDVGGLTTSMINQLSLNLRRIQSLGISKIAMELMEPMGCLPIVTELSSYEKCNDTVNMVAMNHNQLLLQAVEQLKMEMGESIFFTLDLYNAFLSTIESMQKNHDGMNPLQPCCVEGIFCKSDVCDKPELTFFWDGLHPSQNGWYAVYQLVESSLPQLFEEKNR; this is translated from the exons ATGGCGAAACTTCTCTCTTTGCTTCTTCTCCTCTTCATCATAATTATAACAGCAG AAGGGACCAAGTCATCATATGGAGTATATGAAGAGAGCAACACCGTAAAACTATTTGTATTTGGAGACTCTTATGCTGATACAGGAAATTACTTGAGCTCAGCATCATATCAGCCACCTTATGGAAATACTTTTCCTGGTAAACCTTCAGGAAGATTCTCTGATGGCCGTATCATCACCGATTACGTTG CTTCTTTTCTGAAAATTGAATCCCCTGCACCATATTCATTAAGAAATTCCTCGGATTTAAAATATGGTATAAACTTTGCCTATGGAGGAACCGGTGTTTTCGATACTTTAATTGATGGACCAAACATGACTACCCAAATTGATACATTTGAGGAATTAATCCAACAAAATGTGTATACCAAAACTGATCTTGAATCCTCGATTGCCCTCGTCAGCGCTGCTGGTAATGACTATCTTAAATTTTTGCTTGAAAATGGGAATAACACTAAG GATGTAGGGGGGTTAACTACATCAATGATAAATCAATTATCATTAAATCTTAGACGCATTCAAAGTTTGGGAATAAGTAAAATTGCAATGGAGTTAATGGAGCCAATGGGGTGTTTGCCTATAGTAACCGAGTTATCTTCGTATGAGAAGTGCAATGACACTGTGAACATGGTGGCCATGAATCACAATCAATTGTTGCTCCAAGCTGTAGAACAACTCAAGATGGAAATGGGAGAATCGATTTTCTTCACACTAGACCTCTACAATGCTTTTCTCTCCACAATTGAATCAATGCAGAAAAACCATGATG GGATGAATCCTTTGCAACCTTGTTGTGTGGAAGGTATATTTTGCAAAAGTGATGTATGTGATAAACCAGAGCTTACATTCTTTTGGGACGGTCTTCATCCTTCTCAAAATGGTTGGTATGCAGTTTACCAGTTGGTGGAGTCTTCTCTCCCCCAgttatttgaagaaaaaaaccGCTAA